The Lycium ferocissimum isolate CSIRO_LF1 chromosome 1, AGI_CSIRO_Lferr_CH_V1, whole genome shotgun sequence genome includes a region encoding these proteins:
- the LOC132050858 gene encoding extensin-2-like isoform X2, giving the protein MRLPGGGPGRGRHMPQILVALAILAIANIVSADPYIYASPPPPTYEYKSPPPPSPSPPPPYEYKSPPPPSPSPPPPYVYKSPPPPSPSPPPPYVYKSPPPPSPSPPPPYYYKSPPPPSPSPPPPYYYKSPPPPSPSPPPPYYYKSPPPPDPSPPPPYYYKSPPPPSPSPPPPYYYKSPPPPSPSPPPPYYYKSPPPPSPSPPPPYYYKSPPPPSPSPPPPYYYKSPPPPSPSPPPPYYYSSPPPPKKSPPPPYYYSSPPPPKKSPPPPYYYSSPPPPVKSPPPPYYYSSPPPPVKSPPPPYYYTSPPPPTPYYPPPHPLIVRVVGKVYCYRCYDWKYPKKSHDKKHLKGAVVEVTCKVGDKEIKSYGTTKINGKVAITVEGFDYAKYGADACKAKLHEAPKGSKCNIPTNLHWGMKGASLKVKSKNKYEVVLSAKPFAYAPKTPYEECMKPKPTPAPYYYKSPPPPSPTYVYKSPPPPSPKYVYKSPPPPSPEYVYKSPPPPSPKYVYKSPPPPSPKYVYKSPPPPSPKYVYKSPPPPSPTYVYKSPPPPPSPKYVYKSPPPPSPKYVYKSPPPPSPKYVYKSPPPPSPKYVYKSPPPPPSPKYVYKSPPPPSPKYVYKSPPPPSPKYVYKSPPPPPSPKYVYKSPPPPSPKYVYKSPPPPSPKYVYKSPPPPSPKYVYKSPPPPSPKYVYKSPPPPPYYYKSPPPPSPSPPPPYYYKSPPPPSPSPPPPYYYKSPPPPSPSPPPPYYYKSPPPPSPSPPPPYYYKSPPPPSPSPPPPYYYKSPPPPSPSPPPPYYYKSPPPPSPSPPPPYYYKSPPPPDPSPPPPYYYKSPPPPSPSSPPPYYYKSPPPPSPSPPPPYYYKSPPPPSPSPPPPYYYKSPPPPSPSPPPPYYYKSPPPPSPSPPPPYYYKSPPPPSPSPPPQYYYKSPPPPSPSPPPPYYYKSPPPPSPSPPPPYYYKSPPPPSPSPPPPYYYKSPPPPSPSPPPPYYYKSPPPPSPSPPPPYYYKSPPPPSPSPPPPYYYHSPPPPVKSPPPPYYYSSPPPPVKSPPPPVYIYGSPPPPVHY; this is encoded by the exons ATGAGGCTTCCCGGTGGCGGCCCCGGCCGGGGTCGTCATATGCCACAAATATTAGTGGCATTGGCCATATTGGCTATTGCTAATATCGTTTCTGCAGACCCTTATATATATGCttctccaccaccaccaacttACGAGTACAAGTCTCCACCCCCTCCTTCTCCCTCTCCACCACCGCCATATGAGTACAAGTCACCACCACCTCCGTCACCCTCTCCACCACCTCCATATGTGTATAAATCACCACCACCTCCATCACCTTCTCCCCCACCACCATATGTGTACAAGTCTCCACCACCTCCATCACCTTCTCCTCCACCACCATACTACTATAAATCACCTCCGCCACCCTCACCCTCACCTCCACCACCTTATTACTACAAGTCCCCACCACCTCCATCACCTTCGCCACCACCACCTTACTACTACAAGTCCCCACCACCACCTGATccctcaccaccaccaccatacTACTACAAGTCTCCACCACCACCCTCACCTTCACCACCTCCACCTTACTACTACAAGTCCCCACCACCACCCTCACCTTCACCACCTCCACCTTATTACTACAAGTCCCCCCCACCACCTTCTccttcaccaccaccaccatacTACTACAAATCGCCACCACCACCCTCACCTTCACCACCTCCACCTTATTACTACAAGTCTCCCCCACCACCTTCACCATCACCTCCACCACCATACTACTACTCTTCCCCACCACCACCCAAGAAATCACCTCCTCCACCATACTATTATTCCTCTCCTCCACCACCCAAGAAATCACCTCCACCCCCATACTACTACAGTTCTCCACCACCACCAGTTAAGTCTCCTCCTCCACCATACTACTACTCCTCCCCTCCACCACCAGTTAAGTCACCTCCTCCACCATACTACTACACTTCCCCTCCACCACCTACTCCTTACTACCCTCCTCCTCATCCCTTGATCGTTAGGGTTGTTGGAAAAGTCTACTGCTACAGATGCTATGATTGGAAATACCCAAAGAAGTCCCATGACAAGAAGCACCTCAAAG GTGCTGTTGTCGAGGTGACATGCAAGGTTGGTGACAAGGAAATCAAGAGCTATGGTACCACTAAGATCAATGGCAAGGTTGCCATCACTGTTGAAGGATTTGATTATGCCAAATATGGAGCAGATGCATGCAAGGCTAAACTCCACGAGGCACCAAAGGGATCAAAATGTAACATTCCCACAAATCTTCATTGGGGCATGAAGGGTGCTAGCCTCAAAGTGAAGTCAAAGAATAAATACGAAGTTGTACTCTCTGCAAAACCATTTGCTTATGCTCCAAAAACACCATATGAAGAATGCATGAAGCCTAAGCCAACTCCAGCTCCTTACTACTACAAATCTCCTCCACCTCCATCACCAACATACGTATACAAATCTCCACCTCCTCCATCACCAAAATACGTATACAAGTCACCACCTCCTCCATCACCGGAGTACGTCTACAAGTCTCCACCACCTCCATCACCAAAGTACGTCTACAAGTCCCCACCTCCTCCATCACCGAAGTATGTGTACAAGTCCCCACCTCCTCCATCACCCAAATACGTGTATAAATCACCACCACCTCCATCACCCACGTACGTATACAAGTCCCCACCACCTCCTCCATCACCGAAGTACGTGTACAAGTCCCCAC CTCCTCCATCACCCAAGTACGTGTACAAGTCCCCACCTCCTCCATCACCCAAATACGTGTATAAATCACCACCACCTCCATCACCCAAATACGTATACAAGTCCCCACCACCTCCTCCATCACCGAAGTACGTGTACAAGTCCCCACCTCCTCCATCACCCAAATACGTGTATAAATCACCACCACCTCCATCACCCAAGTATGTATACAAGTCCCCACCACCTCCTCCATCACCGAAGTACGTGTACAAGTCCCCACCTCCTCCATCACCGAAGTACGTGTACAAATCCCCACCTCCTCCATCACCCAAATACGTGTATAAATCCCCACCACCGCCATCACCCAAGTACGTATACAAGTCCCCACCTCCTCCATCACCGAAGTACGTGTAcaaatcaccaccaccaccaccttaCTATTACAAGTCTCCTCCACCACCATCGCCATCTCCACCTCCACCATACTACTACAAgtctccaccaccaccatcgCCATCTCCACCTCCACCATACTATTACAAGTCTCCTCCACCACCATCGCCATCTCCACCTCCACCATACTACTACAAgtctccaccaccaccatcgCCATCTCCACCTCCACCATACTATTACAAgtctccaccaccaccatcgCCATCTCCACCTCCACCATACTATTACAAGTCTCCTCCACCACCATCTCCATCACCCCCACCTCCATACTACTACAAGTCTCCTCCACCACCATCACCATCTCCTCCTCCACCATACTACTACAAGTCTCCACCACCACCGGATCCATCTCCTCCACCACCATACTACTACAAGTCTCCTCCCCCACCATCACCATCTTCTCCTCCACCATACTACTACAAGTCACCACCACCTCCATCACCCTCACCCCCACCTCCATACTATTACAAGAGTCCTCCACCACCATCGCCATCTCCTCCTCCACCATACTACTACAAGTCTCCGCCACCACCATCTCCATCTCCTCCACCACCATACTATTACAAGTCTCCGCCACCACCATCCCCATCTCCTCCTCCACCATACTACTACAAGTCCCCTCCTCCACCATCTCCATCACCCCCACCTCAATACTACTACAAGTCTCCTCCACCACCATCGCCATCTCCTCCTCCACCATACTACTACAAGTCCCCTCCCCCACCATCACCATCGCCCCCACCTCCATACTACTACAAGTCACCACCTCCACCATCTCCATCACCTCCACCTCCATACTACTACAAGTCTCCTCCACCACCATCACCGTCTCCTCCTCCACCATACTACTACAAATCACCACCACCCCCATC
- the LOC132050858 gene encoding extensin-2-like isoform X4, which translates to MRLPGGGPGRGRHMPQILVALAILAIANIVSADPYIYASPPPPTYEYKSPPPPSPSPPPPYEYKSPPPPSPSPPPPYVYKSPPPPSPSPPPPYVYKSPPPPSPSPPPPYYYKSPPPPSPSPPPPYYYKSPPPPSPSPPPPYYYKSPPPPDPSPPPPYYYKSPPPPSPSPPPPYYYKSPPPPSPSPPPPYYYKSPPPPSPSPPPPYYYKSPPPPSPSPPPPYYYKSPPPPSPSPPPPYYYSSPPPPKKSPPPPYYYSSPPPPKKSPPPPYYYSSPPPPVKSPPPPYYYSSPPPPVKSPPPPYYYTSPPPPTPYYPPPHPLIVRVVGKVYCYRCYDWKYPKKSHDKKHLKGAVVEVTCKVGDKEIKSYGTTKINGKVAITVEGFDYAKYGADACKAKLHEAPKGSKCNIPTNLHWGMKGASLKVKSKNKYEVVLSAKPFAYAPKTPYEECMKPKPTPAPYYYKSPPPPSPTYVYKSPPPPSPKYVYKSPPPPSPEYVYKSPPPPSPKYVYKSPPPPSPKYVYKSPPPPSPKYVYKSPPPPSPKYVYKSPPPPSPKYVYKSPPPPSPKYVYKSPPPPPSPKYVYKSPPPPSPKYVYKSPPPPSPKYVYKSPPPPPSPKYVYKSPPPPSPKYVYKSPPPPSPKYVYKSPPPPSPKYVYKSPPPPSPKYVYKSPPPPPYYYKSPPPPSPSPPPPYYYKSPPPPSPSPPPPYYYKSPPPPSPSPPPPYYYKSPPPPSPSPPPPYYYKSPPPPSPSPPPPYYYKSPPPPSPSPPPPYYYKSPPPPSPSPPPPYYYKSPPPPDPSPPPPYYYKSPPPPSPSSPPPYYYKSPPPPSPSPPPPYYYKSPPPPSPSPPPPYYYKSPPPPSPSPPPPYYYKSPPPPSPSPPPPYYYKSPPPPSPSPPPQYYYKSPPPPSPSPPPPYYYKSPPPPSPSPPPPYYYKSPPPPSPSPPPPYYYKSPPPPSPSPPPPYYYKSPPPPSPSPPPPYYYKSPPPPSPSPPPPYYYHSPPPPVKSPPPPYYYSSPPPPVKSPPPPVYIYGSPPPPVHY; encoded by the exons ATGAGGCTTCCCGGTGGCGGCCCCGGCCGGGGTCGTCATATGCCACAAATATTAGTGGCATTGGCCATATTGGCTATTGCTAATATCGTTTCTGCAGACCCTTATATATATGCttctccaccaccaccaacttACGAGTACAAGTCTCCACCCCCTCCTTCTCCCTCTCCACCACCGCCATATGAGTACAAGTCACCACCACCTCCGTCACCCTCTCCACCACCTCCATATGTGTATAAATCACCACCACCTCCATCACCTTCTCCCCCACCACCATATGTGTACAAGTCTCCACCACCTCCATCACCTTCTCCTCCACCACCATACTACTATAAATCACCTCCGCCACCCTCACCCTCACCTCCACCACCTTATTACTACAAGTCCCCACCACCTCCATCACCTTCGCCACCACCACCTTACTACTACAAGTCCCCACCACCACCTGATccctcaccaccaccaccatacTACTACAAGTCTCCACCACCACCCTCACCTTCACCACCTCCACCTTACTACTACAAGTCCCCACCACCACCCTCACCTTCACCACCTCCACCTTATTACTACAAGTCCCCCCCACCACCTTCTccttcaccaccaccaccatacTACTACAAATCGCCACCACCACCCTCACCTTCACCACCTCCACCTTATTACTACAAGTCTCCCCCACCACCTTCACCATCACCTCCACCACCATACTACTACTCTTCCCCACCACCACCCAAGAAATCACCTCCTCCACCATACTATTATTCCTCTCCTCCACCACCCAAGAAATCACCTCCACCCCCATACTACTACAGTTCTCCACCACCACCAGTTAAGTCTCCTCCTCCACCATACTACTACTCCTCCCCTCCACCACCAGTTAAGTCACCTCCTCCACCATACTACTACACTTCCCCTCCACCACCTACTCCTTACTACCCTCCTCCTCATCCCTTGATCGTTAGGGTTGTTGGAAAAGTCTACTGCTACAGATGCTATGATTGGAAATACCCAAAGAAGTCCCATGACAAGAAGCACCTCAAAG GTGCTGTTGTCGAGGTGACATGCAAGGTTGGTGACAAGGAAATCAAGAGCTATGGTACCACTAAGATCAATGGCAAGGTTGCCATCACTGTTGAAGGATTTGATTATGCCAAATATGGAGCAGATGCATGCAAGGCTAAACTCCACGAGGCACCAAAGGGATCAAAATGTAACATTCCCACAAATCTTCATTGGGGCATGAAGGGTGCTAGCCTCAAAGTGAAGTCAAAGAATAAATACGAAGTTGTACTCTCTGCAAAACCATTTGCTTATGCTCCAAAAACACCATATGAAGAATGCATGAAGCCTAAGCCAACTCCAGCTCCTTACTACTACAAATCTCCTCCACCTCCATCACCAACATACGTATACAAATCTCCACCTCCTCCATCACCAAAATACGTATACAAGTCACCACCTCCTCCATCACCGGAGTACGTCTACAAGTCTCCACCACCTCCATCACCAAAGTACGTCTACAAGTCCCCACCTCCTCCATCACCGAAGTATGTGTACAAGTCCCCAC CTCCTCCATCACCGAAGTACGTGTACAAGTCCCCAC CTCCTCCATCACCCAAGTACGTGTACAAGTCCCCACCTCCTCCATCACCCAAATACGTGTATAAATCACCACCACCTCCATCACCCAAATACGTATACAAGTCCCCACCACCTCCTCCATCACCGAAGTACGTGTACAAGTCCCCACCTCCTCCATCACCCAAATACGTGTATAAATCACCACCACCTCCATCACCCAAGTATGTATACAAGTCCCCACCACCTCCTCCATCACCGAAGTACGTGTACAAGTCCCCACCTCCTCCATCACCGAAGTACGTGTACAAATCCCCACCTCCTCCATCACCCAAATACGTGTATAAATCCCCACCACCGCCATCACCCAAGTACGTATACAAGTCCCCACCTCCTCCATCACCGAAGTACGTGTAcaaatcaccaccaccaccaccttaCTATTACAAGTCTCCTCCACCACCATCGCCATCTCCACCTCCACCATACTACTACAAgtctccaccaccaccatcgCCATCTCCACCTCCACCATACTATTACAAGTCTCCTCCACCACCATCGCCATCTCCACCTCCACCATACTACTACAAgtctccaccaccaccatcgCCATCTCCACCTCCACCATACTATTACAAgtctccaccaccaccatcgCCATCTCCACCTCCACCATACTATTACAAGTCTCCTCCACCACCATCTCCATCACCCCCACCTCCATACTACTACAAGTCTCCTCCACCACCATCACCATCTCCTCCTCCACCATACTACTACAAGTCTCCACCACCACCGGATCCATCTCCTCCACCACCATACTACTACAAGTCTCCTCCCCCACCATCACCATCTTCTCCTCCACCATACTACTACAAGTCACCACCACCTCCATCACCCTCACCCCCACCTCCATACTATTACAAGAGTCCTCCACCACCATCGCCATCTCCTCCTCCACCATACTACTACAAGTCTCCGCCACCACCATCTCCATCTCCTCCACCACCATACTATTACAAGTCTCCGCCACCACCATCCCCATCTCCTCCTCCACCATACTACTACAAGTCCCCTCCTCCACCATCTCCATCACCCCCACCTCAATACTACTACAAGTCTCCTCCACCACCATCGCCATCTCCTCCTCCACCATACTACTACAAGTCCCCTCCCCCACCATCACCATCGCCCCCACCTCCATACTACTACAAGTCACCACCTCCACCATCTCCATCACCTCCACCTCCATACTACTACAAGTCTCCTCCACCACCATCACCGTCTCCTCCTCCACCATACTACTACAAATCACCACCACCCCCATC
- the LOC132050858 gene encoding extensin-2-like isoform X3 yields MRLPGGGPGRGRHMPQILVALAILAIANIVSADPYIYASPPPPTYEYKSPPPPSPSPPPPYEYKSPPPPSPSPPPPYVYKSPPPPSPSPPPPYVYKSPPPPSPSPPPPYYYKSPPPPSPSPPPPYYYKSPPPPSPSPPPPYYYKSPPPPDPSPPPPYYYKSPPPPSPSPPPPYYYKSPPPPSPSPPPPYYYKSPPPPSPSPPPPYYYKSPPPPSPSPPPPYYYKSPPPPSPSPPPPYYYSSPPPPKKSPPPPYYYSSPPPPKKSPPPPYYYSSPPPPVKSPPPPYYYSSPPPPVKSPPPPYYYTSPPPPTPYYPPPHPLIVRVVGKVYCYRCYDWKYPKKSHDKKHLKGAVVEVTCKVGDKEIKSYGTTKINGKVAITVEGFDYAKYGADACKAKLHEAPKGSKCNIPTNLHWGMKGASLKVKSKNKYEVVLSAKPFAYAPKTPYEECMKPKPTPAPYYYKSPPPPSPTYVYKSPPPPSPKYVYKSPPPPSPEYVYKSPPPPSPKYVYKSPPPPSPKYVYKSPPPPSPKYVYKSPPPPSPKYVYKSPPPPSPKYVYKSPPPPPSPKYVYKSPPPPSPKYVYKSPPPPSPKYVYKSPPPPPSPKYVYKSPPPPSPKYVYKSPPPPSPKYVYKSPPPPPSPKYVYKSPPPPSPKYVYKSPPPPSPKYVYKSPPPPSPKYVYKSPPPPSPKYVYKSPPPPPYYYKSPPPPSPSPPPPYYYKSPPPPSPSPPPPYYYKSPPPPSPSPPPPYYYKSPPPPSPSPPPPYYYKSPPPPSPSPPPPYYYKSPPPPSPSPPPPYYYKSPPPPSPSPPPPYYYKSPPPPDPSPPPPYYYKSPPPPSPSSPPPYYYKSPPPPSPSPPPPYYYKSPPPPSPSPPPPYYYKSPPPPSPSPPPPYYYKSPPPPSPSPPPPYYYKSPPPPSPSPPPQYYYKSPPPPSPSPPPPYYYKSPPPPSPSPPPPYYYKSPPPPSPSPPPPYYYKSPPPPSPSPPPPYYYKSPPPPSPSPPPPYYYKSPPPPSPSPPPPYYYHSPPPPVKSPPPPYYYSSPPPPVKSPPPPVYIYGSPPPPVHY; encoded by the exons ATGAGGCTTCCCGGTGGCGGCCCCGGCCGGGGTCGTCATATGCCACAAATATTAGTGGCATTGGCCATATTGGCTATTGCTAATATCGTTTCTGCAGACCCTTATATATATGCttctccaccaccaccaacttACGAGTACAAGTCTCCACCCCCTCCTTCTCCCTCTCCACCACCGCCATATGAGTACAAGTCACCACCACCTCCGTCACCCTCTCCACCACCTCCATATGTGTATAAATCACCACCACCTCCATCACCTTCTCCCCCACCACCATATGTGTACAAGTCTCCACCACCTCCATCACCTTCTCCTCCACCACCATACTACTATAAATCACCTCCGCCACCCTCACCCTCACCTCCACCACCTTATTACTACAAGTCCCCACCACCTCCATCACCTTCGCCACCACCACCTTACTACTACAAGTCCCCACCACCACCTGATccctcaccaccaccaccatacTACTACAAGTCTCCACCACCACCCTCACCTTCACCACCTCCACCTTACTACTACAAGTCCCCACCACCACCCTCACCTTCACCACCTCCACCTTATTACTACAAGTCCCCCCCACCACCTTCTccttcaccaccaccaccatacTACTACAAATCGCCACCACCACCCTCACCTTCACCACCTCCACCTTATTACTACAAGTCTCCCCCACCACCTTCACCATCACCTCCACCACCATACTACTACTCTTCCCCACCACCACCCAAGAAATCACCTCCTCCACCATACTATTATTCCTCTCCTCCACCACCCAAGAAATCACCTCCACCCCCATACTACTACAGTTCTCCACCACCACCAGTTAAGTCTCCTCCTCCACCATACTACTACTCCTCCCCTCCACCACCAGTTAAGTCACCTCCTCCACCATACTACTACACTTCCCCTCCACCACCTACTCCTTACTACCCTCCTCCTCATCCCTTGATCGTTAGGGTTGTTGGAAAAGTCTACTGCTACAGATGCTATGATTGGAAATACCCAAAGAAGTCCCATGACAAGAAGCACCTCAAAG GTGCTGTTGTCGAGGTGACATGCAAGGTTGGTGACAAGGAAATCAAGAGCTATGGTACCACTAAGATCAATGGCAAGGTTGCCATCACTGTTGAAGGATTTGATTATGCCAAATATGGAGCAGATGCATGCAAGGCTAAACTCCACGAGGCACCAAAGGGATCAAAATGTAACATTCCCACAAATCTTCATTGGGGCATGAAGGGTGCTAGCCTCAAAGTGAAGTCAAAGAATAAATACGAAGTTGTACTCTCTGCAAAACCATTTGCTTATGCTCCAAAAACACCATATGAAGAATGCATGAAGCCTAAGCCAACTCCAGCTCCTTACTACTACAAATCTCCTCCACCTCCATCACCAACATACGTATACAAATCTCCACCTCCTCCATCACCAAAATACGTATACAAGTCACCACCTCCTCCATCACCGGAGTACGTCTACAAGTCTCCACCACCTCCATCACCAAAGTACGTCTACAAGTCCCCACCTCCTCCATCACCGAAGTATGTGTACAAGTCCCCAC CTCCTCCATCACCGAAGTACGTGTACAAGTCCCCACCTCCTCCATCACCCAAATACGTGTATAAATCACCACCACCTCCATCACCCAAGTACGTATACAAGTCACCACCACCTCCTCCATCACCCAAGTACGTGTACAAGTCCCCACCTCCTCCATCACCCAAATACGTGTATAAATCACCACCACCTCCATCACCCAAATACGTATACAAGTCCCCACCACCTCCTCCATCACCGAAGTACGTGTACAAGTCCCCACCTCCTCCATCACCCAAATACGTGTATAAATCACCACCACCTCCATCACCCAAGTATGTATACAAGTCCCCACCACCTCCTCCATCACCGAAGTACGTGTACAAGTCCCCACCTCCTCCATCACCGAAGTACGTGTACAAATCCCCACCTCCTCCATCACCCAAATACGTGTATAAATCCCCACCACCGCCATCACCCAAGTACGTATACAAGTCCCCACCTCCTCCATCACCGAAGTACGTGTAcaaatcaccaccaccaccaccttaCTATTACAAGTCTCCTCCACCACCATCGCCATCTCCACCTCCACCATACTACTACAAgtctccaccaccaccatcgCCATCTCCACCTCCACCATACTATTACAAGTCTCCTCCACCACCATCGCCATCTCCACCTCCACCATACTACTACAAgtctccaccaccaccatcgCCATCTCCACCTCCACCATACTATTACAAgtctccaccaccaccatcgCCATCTCCACCTCCACCATACTATTACAAGTCTCCTCCACCACCATCTCCATCACCCCCACCTCCATACTACTACAAGTCTCCTCCACCACCATCACCATCTCCTCCTCCACCATACTACTACAAGTCTCCACCACCACCGGATCCATCTCCTCCACCACCATACTACTACAAGTCTCCTCCCCCACCATCACCATCTTCTCCTCCACCATACTACTACAAGTCACCACCACCTCCATCACCCTCACCCCCACCTCCATACTATTACAAGAGTCCTCCACCACCATCGCCATCTCCTCCTCCACCATACTACTACAAGTCTCCGCCACCACCATCTCCATCTCCTCCACCACCATACTATTACAAGTCTCCGCCACCACCATCCCCATCTCCTCCTCCACCATACTACTACAAGTCCCCTCCTCCACCATCTCCATCACCCCCACCTCAATACTACTACAAGTCTCCTCCACCACCATCGCCATCTCCTCCTCCACCATACTACTACAAGTCCCCTCCCCCACCATCACCATCGCCCCCACCTCCATACTACTACAAGTCACCACCTCCACCATCTCCATCACCTCCACCTCCATACTACTACAAGTCTCCTCCACCACCATCACCGTCTCCTCCTCCACCATACTACTACAAATCACCACCACCCCCATC